A part of Chroicocephalus ridibundus chromosome 5, bChrRid1.1, whole genome shotgun sequence genomic DNA contains:
- the SEPTIN11 gene encoding septin-11 isoform X2 produces the protein MAVAVGRPANDDLRNLSLSGHVGFDSLPDQLVNKSTSQGFCFNILCVGETGIGKSTLMDTLFNTKFESEPATHNEPGVRLKARSYELQESNVRLKLTIVDTVGFGDQINKDDSYKPIVEYIDAQFEAYLQEELKIKRSLFNYHDTRIHACLYFIAPTGHSLKSLDLVTMKKLDSKVNIIPIIAKADTIAKNELHKFKSKIMSELVSNGVQIYQFPTDEETVAEINATMSVHLPFAVVGSTEEVKIGNKMAKARQYPWGVVQVENENHCDFVKLREMLIRVNMEDLREQTHTRHYELYRRCKLEEMGFKDTDPDSKPFSLQETYEAKRNEFLGELQKKEDEMRQMFVMRVKEKEAELKEAEKDLHEKFDHLKRTHQEEKKKVEDKKKELEEELNNFQKKKAAAQLLQSQAQQAGSQQTKKDKDKKNASFT, from the exons AACGATGACCTTAGGAACCTGTCCCTCTCTGGCCATGTGGGCTTCGACAGCCTCCCTGATCAGCTGGTCAACAAGTCAACGTCGCAGGGCTTCTGCTTCAACATCCTCTGCGTGG GCGAAACTGGCATTGGCAAGTCAACGTTGATGGACACTCTGTTCAATACCAAGTTTGAAAGTGAACCTGCGACGCACAATGAGCCCGGTGTGAGATTGAAAGCCAGGAGTTACGAGCTCCAGGAGAGTAACGTCCGTCTGAAGCTGACTATTGTCGACACAGTTGGATTTGGCGATCAAATTAACAAAGATGACAG ctACAAGCCTATAGTAGAATATATCGATGCGCAGTTTGAAGCCTACTTGCAAGAAGAGCTGAAGATCAAACGGTCCCTGTTCAATTACCACGACACCAGAATTCACGCCTGTCTGTATTTCATTGCACCAACCGGACACTCGCTGAAGTCCCTAGACTTGGTCACCATGAAGAAGCTTGACAGTAAG GTGAACATCATCCCTATCATTGCCAAGGCTGACACCATTGCAAAAAATGAGTTGCACAAGTTCAAGAGCAAAATCATGAGCGAGCTGGTGAGCAACGGCGTCCAGATCTACCAGTTCCCGACAGATGAAGAGACGGTGGCGGAGATAAATGCCACGATGAGT GTCCATCTTCCTTTTGCTGTGGTTGGCAGCACTGAAGAAGTGAAGATCGGCAATAAGATGGCAAAAGCGAGGCAGTACCCCTGGGGTGTTGTGCAGG TTGAAAACGAAAATCACTGTGACTTTGTGAAGCTGCGGGAGATGCTGATCCGAGTGAACATGGAGGATTTGAGAGAGCAGACGCACACCCGACACTACGAGCTGTACAGGCGCTGCAAACTTGAAGAGATGGGGTTCAAGGACACGGATCCAGACAGCAAGCCGTTCAG TCTCCAAGAGACTTATGAAGCAAAGAGGAACGAATTCCTGGGTGAGCTCCAGAAGAAGGAGGATGAAATGAGGCAAATGTTTGTCATGCGagtgaaggagaaggaagcagagttgaaggaagcagagaaagat CTTCACGAAAAGTTTGACCATCTAAAGAGGACTCaccaagaagagaagaaaaaagtggaagacaaaaagaaggaaCTTGAGGAAGAGCTGAACAACTTTCAGAAGAagaaggcagcagctcagctATTACAGTCACAGGCTCAGCAGGCAGGTTCTCAACAAACCAAGAAAGACAAGGACAAGAAAAA
- the SEPTIN11 gene encoding septin-11 isoform X5, translating into MAVAVGRPANDDLRNLSLSGHVGFDSLPDQLVNKSTSQGFCFNILCVGETGIGKSTLMDTLFNTKFESEPATHNEPGVRLKARSYELQESNVRLKLTIVDTVGFGDQINKDDSYKPIVEYIDAQFEAYLQEELKIKRSLFNYHDTRIHACLYFIAPTGHSLKSLDLVTMKKLDSKVNIIPIIAKADTIAKNELHKFKSKIMSELVSNGVQIYQFPTDEETVAEINATMSVHLPFAVVGSTEEVKIGNKMAKARQYPWGVVQVENENHCDFVKLREMLIRVNMEDLREQTHTRHYELYRRCKLEEMGFKDTDPDSKPFSLQETYEAKRNEFLGELQKKEDEMRQMFVMRVKEKEAELKEAEKDLHEKFDHLKRTHQEEKKKVEDKKKELEEELNNFQKKKAAAQLLQSQAQQAGSQQTKKDKDKKK; encoded by the exons AACGATGACCTTAGGAACCTGTCCCTCTCTGGCCATGTGGGCTTCGACAGCCTCCCTGATCAGCTGGTCAACAAGTCAACGTCGCAGGGCTTCTGCTTCAACATCCTCTGCGTGG GCGAAACTGGCATTGGCAAGTCAACGTTGATGGACACTCTGTTCAATACCAAGTTTGAAAGTGAACCTGCGACGCACAATGAGCCCGGTGTGAGATTGAAAGCCAGGAGTTACGAGCTCCAGGAGAGTAACGTCCGTCTGAAGCTGACTATTGTCGACACAGTTGGATTTGGCGATCAAATTAACAAAGATGACAG ctACAAGCCTATAGTAGAATATATCGATGCGCAGTTTGAAGCCTACTTGCAAGAAGAGCTGAAGATCAAACGGTCCCTGTTCAATTACCACGACACCAGAATTCACGCCTGTCTGTATTTCATTGCACCAACCGGACACTCGCTGAAGTCCCTAGACTTGGTCACCATGAAGAAGCTTGACAGTAAG GTGAACATCATCCCTATCATTGCCAAGGCTGACACCATTGCAAAAAATGAGTTGCACAAGTTCAAGAGCAAAATCATGAGCGAGCTGGTGAGCAACGGCGTCCAGATCTACCAGTTCCCGACAGATGAAGAGACGGTGGCGGAGATAAATGCCACGATGAGT GTCCATCTTCCTTTTGCTGTGGTTGGCAGCACTGAAGAAGTGAAGATCGGCAATAAGATGGCAAAAGCGAGGCAGTACCCCTGGGGTGTTGTGCAGG TTGAAAACGAAAATCACTGTGACTTTGTGAAGCTGCGGGAGATGCTGATCCGAGTGAACATGGAGGATTTGAGAGAGCAGACGCACACCCGACACTACGAGCTGTACAGGCGCTGCAAACTTGAAGAGATGGGGTTCAAGGACACGGATCCAGACAGCAAGCCGTTCAG TCTCCAAGAGACTTATGAAGCAAAGAGGAACGAATTCCTGGGTGAGCTCCAGAAGAAGGAGGATGAAATGAGGCAAATGTTTGTCATGCGagtgaaggagaaggaagcagagttgaaggaagcagagaaagat CTTCACGAAAAGTTTGACCATCTAAAGAGGACTCaccaagaagagaagaaaaaagtggaagacaaaaagaaggaaCTTGAGGAAGAGCTGAACAACTTTCAGAAGAagaaggcagcagctcagctATTACAGTCACAGGCTCAGCAGGCAGGTTCTCAACAAACCAAGAAAGACAAGGACAAGAAAAA
- the SEPTIN11 gene encoding septin-11 isoform X3 produces MAVAVGRPANDDLRNLSLSGHVGFDSLPDQLVNKSTSQGFCFNILCVGETGIGKSTLMDTLFNTKFESEPATHNEPGVRLKARSYELQESNVRLKLTIVDTVGFGDQINKDDSYKPIVEYIDAQFEAYLQEELKIKRSLFNYHDTRIHACLYFIAPTGHSLKSLDLVTMKKLDSKVNIIPIIAKADTIAKNELHKFKSKIMSELVSNGVQIYQFPTDEETVAEINATMSVHLPFAVVGSTEEVKIGNKMAKARQYPWGVVQVENENHCDFVKLREMLIRVNMEDLREQTHTRHYELYRRCKLEEMGFKDTDPDSKPFSLQETYEAKRNEFLGELQKKEDEMRQMFVMRVKEKEAELKEAEKDLHEKFDHLKRTHQEEKKKVEDKKKELEEELNNFQKKKAAAQLLQSQAQQAGSQQTKKDKDKKNFFFM; encoded by the exons AACGATGACCTTAGGAACCTGTCCCTCTCTGGCCATGTGGGCTTCGACAGCCTCCCTGATCAGCTGGTCAACAAGTCAACGTCGCAGGGCTTCTGCTTCAACATCCTCTGCGTGG GCGAAACTGGCATTGGCAAGTCAACGTTGATGGACACTCTGTTCAATACCAAGTTTGAAAGTGAACCTGCGACGCACAATGAGCCCGGTGTGAGATTGAAAGCCAGGAGTTACGAGCTCCAGGAGAGTAACGTCCGTCTGAAGCTGACTATTGTCGACACAGTTGGATTTGGCGATCAAATTAACAAAGATGACAG ctACAAGCCTATAGTAGAATATATCGATGCGCAGTTTGAAGCCTACTTGCAAGAAGAGCTGAAGATCAAACGGTCCCTGTTCAATTACCACGACACCAGAATTCACGCCTGTCTGTATTTCATTGCACCAACCGGACACTCGCTGAAGTCCCTAGACTTGGTCACCATGAAGAAGCTTGACAGTAAG GTGAACATCATCCCTATCATTGCCAAGGCTGACACCATTGCAAAAAATGAGTTGCACAAGTTCAAGAGCAAAATCATGAGCGAGCTGGTGAGCAACGGCGTCCAGATCTACCAGTTCCCGACAGATGAAGAGACGGTGGCGGAGATAAATGCCACGATGAGT GTCCATCTTCCTTTTGCTGTGGTTGGCAGCACTGAAGAAGTGAAGATCGGCAATAAGATGGCAAAAGCGAGGCAGTACCCCTGGGGTGTTGTGCAGG TTGAAAACGAAAATCACTGTGACTTTGTGAAGCTGCGGGAGATGCTGATCCGAGTGAACATGGAGGATTTGAGAGAGCAGACGCACACCCGACACTACGAGCTGTACAGGCGCTGCAAACTTGAAGAGATGGGGTTCAAGGACACGGATCCAGACAGCAAGCCGTTCAG TCTCCAAGAGACTTATGAAGCAAAGAGGAACGAATTCCTGGGTGAGCTCCAGAAGAAGGAGGATGAAATGAGGCAAATGTTTGTCATGCGagtgaaggagaaggaagcagagttgaaggaagcagagaaagat CTTCACGAAAAGTTTGACCATCTAAAGAGGACTCaccaagaagagaagaaaaaagtggaagacaaaaagaaggaaCTTGAGGAAGAGCTGAACAACTTTCAGAAGAagaaggcagcagctcagctATTACAGTCACAGGCTCAGCAGGCAGGTTCTCAACAAACCAAGAAAGACAAGGACAAGAAAAA
- the SEPTIN11 gene encoding septin-11 isoform X1, whose protein sequence is MAVAVGRPANDDLRNLSLSGHVGFDSLPDQLVNKSTSQGFCFNILCVGETGIGKSTLMDTLFNTKFESEPATHNEPGVRLKARSYELQESNVRLKLTIVDTVGFGDQINKDDSYKPIVEYIDAQFEAYLQEELKIKRSLFNYHDTRIHACLYFIAPTGHSLKSLDLVTMKKLDSKVNIIPIIAKADTIAKNELHKFKSKIMSELVSNGVQIYQFPTDEETVAEINATMSVHLPFAVVGSTEEVKIGNKMAKARQYPWGVVQVENENHCDFVKLREMLIRVNMEDLREQTHTRHYELYRRCKLEEMGFKDTDPDSKPFSLQETYEAKRNEFLGELQKKEDEMRQMFVMRVKEKEAELKEAEKDLHEKFDHLKRTHQEEKKKVEDKKKELEEELNNFQKKKAAAQLLQSQAQQAGSQQTKKDKDKKKPFSAVAPDSAWSK, encoded by the exons AACGATGACCTTAGGAACCTGTCCCTCTCTGGCCATGTGGGCTTCGACAGCCTCCCTGATCAGCTGGTCAACAAGTCAACGTCGCAGGGCTTCTGCTTCAACATCCTCTGCGTGG GCGAAACTGGCATTGGCAAGTCAACGTTGATGGACACTCTGTTCAATACCAAGTTTGAAAGTGAACCTGCGACGCACAATGAGCCCGGTGTGAGATTGAAAGCCAGGAGTTACGAGCTCCAGGAGAGTAACGTCCGTCTGAAGCTGACTATTGTCGACACAGTTGGATTTGGCGATCAAATTAACAAAGATGACAG ctACAAGCCTATAGTAGAATATATCGATGCGCAGTTTGAAGCCTACTTGCAAGAAGAGCTGAAGATCAAACGGTCCCTGTTCAATTACCACGACACCAGAATTCACGCCTGTCTGTATTTCATTGCACCAACCGGACACTCGCTGAAGTCCCTAGACTTGGTCACCATGAAGAAGCTTGACAGTAAG GTGAACATCATCCCTATCATTGCCAAGGCTGACACCATTGCAAAAAATGAGTTGCACAAGTTCAAGAGCAAAATCATGAGCGAGCTGGTGAGCAACGGCGTCCAGATCTACCAGTTCCCGACAGATGAAGAGACGGTGGCGGAGATAAATGCCACGATGAGT GTCCATCTTCCTTTTGCTGTGGTTGGCAGCACTGAAGAAGTGAAGATCGGCAATAAGATGGCAAAAGCGAGGCAGTACCCCTGGGGTGTTGTGCAGG TTGAAAACGAAAATCACTGTGACTTTGTGAAGCTGCGGGAGATGCTGATCCGAGTGAACATGGAGGATTTGAGAGAGCAGACGCACACCCGACACTACGAGCTGTACAGGCGCTGCAAACTTGAAGAGATGGGGTTCAAGGACACGGATCCAGACAGCAAGCCGTTCAG TCTCCAAGAGACTTATGAAGCAAAGAGGAACGAATTCCTGGGTGAGCTCCAGAAGAAGGAGGATGAAATGAGGCAAATGTTTGTCATGCGagtgaaggagaaggaagcagagttgaaggaagcagagaaagat CTTCACGAAAAGTTTGACCATCTAAAGAGGACTCaccaagaagagaagaaaaaagtggaagacaaaaagaaggaaCTTGAGGAAGAGCTGAACAACTTTCAGAAGAagaaggcagcagctcagctATTACAGTCACAGGCTCAGCAGGCAGGTTCTCAACAAACCAAGAAAGACAAGGACAAGAAAAA